In a genomic window of Mycolicibacillus parakoreensis:
- the nadC gene encoding carboxylating nicotinate-nucleotide diphosphorylase yields MTFPTPELAPHELAEARAVIARALDEDLRYGPDITTLATVPEGAMATGALVTREPGVIAGVDVALLVLDEVLGPEGFRVLDRVEDGTRLPAGAPLLRVEALTLGLLTAERTLLNLVCHLSGVATTTAAWADAVRGTRARIRDTRKTLPGLRALQKYAVRVGGGVNHRMGLGDAALIKDNHVAAAGSVVAALHAVRRAAPELLCEVEVDSLEQLDAVLAEDVGLILLDNFPVWQTQIAVQRRDATAPGVLLESSGGLALQNAADYAGTGVDYLAVGALTHSVRVLDIGLDM; encoded by the coding sequence ATGACGTTCCCCACCCCTGAGTTGGCCCCCCACGAGTTGGCCGAGGCGCGCGCGGTCATCGCCCGCGCCCTCGATGAGGATCTGCGCTACGGGCCGGACATCACCACGCTGGCGACGGTGCCCGAGGGCGCGATGGCCACCGGCGCCCTGGTCACCCGGGAGCCCGGCGTGATCGCCGGGGTGGACGTGGCGCTGCTGGTGCTCGACGAGGTCCTCGGCCCCGAGGGGTTCCGCGTCCTCGACCGGGTCGAGGACGGCACCAGGCTGCCGGCCGGCGCGCCGCTGCTGCGGGTGGAGGCGCTCACCTTGGGGCTGCTCACCGCCGAGCGCACCCTGCTGAATCTGGTCTGCCACCTGTCCGGGGTGGCGACCACCACCGCGGCGTGGGCCGACGCGGTCCGCGGCACCCGCGCGCGCATCCGCGACACCCGCAAGACGCTGCCCGGGCTGCGCGCCCTGCAGAAATACGCGGTCCGGGTCGGCGGCGGCGTCAACCACCGCATGGGCCTCGGCGACGCCGCGCTGATCAAGGACAACCACGTCGCGGCGGCCGGGTCGGTGGTGGCGGCCCTGCACGCGGTGCGCCGGGCCGCCCCGGAGCTGTTGTGCGAGGTCGAGGTGGACTCCCTCGAACAACTCGACGCGGTGCTCGCCGAGGACGTCGGGTTGATCCTGCTGGATAATTTCCCGGTCTGGCAGACCCAGATCGCGGTGCAACGCCGCGATGCCACCGCCCCGGGGGTGCTGCTGGAGTCCTCCGGCGGGCTCGCCCTGCAGAACGCCGCCGACTACGCCGGCACCGGGGTGGACTACCTGGCGGTCGGGGCGCTCACCCACTCGGTGCGCGTGCTCGACATCGGCCTGGACATGTGA
- a CDS encoding L-aspartate oxidase produces MSVGPAWVQRADVAVIGTGVAGLTAALAAHRAGARVVVLAKAGSTATRHAQGGIAVVLPRTADSVQAHVADTVAAGGGLCDPAAVSSIVADGFAAVSELVGAGARFDEAAPRRWALTREGGHSRRRILHAGGDATGAEVQRALDAAAVALDIRTGEVAVRVLRADTGGTVTGVQVLGADGLGVLEAPAVILATGGLGQLYAATTNPAGSTGDGIALALCAGAPVADLEFIQFHPTMLYGGPGGPQRPLVTEAIRGEGAVLRDARGDAVTDGVHPMGDLAPRDVVAAAIAARLRATGDPCVFLDARALDDVAERFPTVTAACRRAGIDPARQPIPVVPGAHYSCGGVLTDVHGQTAVPGLFAAGEVARTGMHGANRLASNSLLEGLVVGGRAGRAAAGYARGAARPKTRWPGPPSPRAVARPTLQPAMSRDAGVLRDAAGVARLTDLVGTAAPRALRDPAAVEDAALTLTAQAVALAAGLRTESRGCHHRGEHPGTDAGQARPNPVELVGDVVRAVSPAVAC; encoded by the coding sequence ATGAGCGTGGGCCCAGCCTGGGTCCAGCGCGCCGACGTCGCCGTGATCGGCACCGGGGTCGCCGGGCTCACCGCCGCGCTGGCCGCCCATCGGGCCGGGGCGCGCGTGGTGGTGTTGGCCAAGGCCGGATCGACGGCGACCCGCCACGCCCAGGGCGGCATCGCGGTGGTGCTGCCGCGGACCGCCGATTCGGTGCAGGCCCACGTCGCCGACACCGTGGCCGCCGGCGGGGGGCTCTGCGACCCCGCCGCGGTGTCCTCGATCGTCGCCGACGGATTCGCCGCGGTCAGCGAACTGGTGGGTGCCGGCGCGCGGTTCGATGAGGCCGCCCCGCGCCGCTGGGCGCTGACCCGCGAGGGCGGGCACTCGCGGCGCCGCATCCTGCACGCCGGCGGCGACGCCACCGGAGCAGAGGTGCAGCGCGCTCTGGACGCCGCGGCGGTCGCCTTGGACATCCGCACCGGCGAGGTGGCGGTGCGGGTGCTGCGCGCGGACACCGGCGGCACCGTCACCGGGGTGCAGGTGCTCGGCGCCGACGGGCTCGGCGTGCTGGAGGCGCCCGCGGTGATCCTGGCGACCGGCGGGCTCGGGCAGCTGTATGCGGCGACCACCAACCCGGCCGGCTCGACCGGGGACGGGATCGCGCTGGCCCTGTGCGCCGGCGCTCCGGTCGCCGACCTGGAGTTCATCCAGTTCCACCCGACGATGCTCTACGGCGGGCCGGGCGGGCCGCAGCGCCCCCTGGTCACCGAGGCGATCCGGGGGGAGGGCGCGGTGCTGCGCGACGCCCGCGGCGACGCGGTGACCGACGGGGTCCACCCGATGGGCGATCTGGCGCCGCGCGACGTCGTCGCGGCCGCGATCGCCGCCCGGCTGCGCGCCACCGGCGATCCGTGCGTGTTCCTCGACGCCCGGGCCCTCGACGACGTCGCCGAGCGGTTCCCGACCGTCACCGCCGCCTGCCGGCGCGCCGGCATCGACCCGGCCCGCCAGCCGATCCCGGTGGTGCCCGGGGCGCATTACAGCTGCGGCGGGGTGCTGACCGACGTGCACGGCCAGACCGCCGTGCCGGGTCTGTTCGCCGCCGGGGAGGTGGCCCGCACCGGCATGCACGGCGCCAACCGGCTGGCCTCCAACAGCCTGCTGGAGGGCCTGGTGGTCGGGGGACGCGCCGGGCGTGCGGCCGCCGGCTACGCCCGCGGCGCCGCCCGGCCGAAAACGCGCTGGCCGGGCCCGCCGTCGCCACGCGCCGTCGCGCGCCCCACCTTGCAGCCGGCGATGAGCCGTGACGCCGGCGTGCTGCGCGACGCGGCCGGAGTGGCCCGGCTCACCGACCTGGTGGGCACGGCCGCGCCGCGCGCCCTGCGGGATCCGGCCGCGGTGGAAGACGCCGCCCTGACGCTGACCGCGCAGGCGGTGGCGCTCGCCGCCGGCCTGCGCACCGAGAGTCGCGGCTGCCACCACCGCGGCGAGCATCCGGGCACCGACGCCGGCCAGGCCCGGCCCAACCCGGTCGAACTCGTCGGCGACGTGGTGCGCGCGGTCTCCCCGGCGGTGGCGTGCTGA
- the nadA gene encoding quinolinate synthase NadA, with protein sequence MTVLNRTSLTTVDALASSLADRIVDTPTGYGGVEPDQQWAQEIRRLAKARNATILAHNYQVPAIQDIADHVGDSLALARAAAAAPEDTIVFCGVHFMAETAKILSPDKTVLIPDERAGCSLADSITAADLAEWKAEHPGAAVVSYVNTTAAVKALTDYCCTSSNAVEIVESIAPDREVLFCPDQFLGAHVRRITNRTNMHIWAGECHVHAGINGDELTAQTRDNPEAELFVHPECGCATSALYLAGEGTVPEEQVKILSTGGMLAEAKSTGAKKVLVATEVGMLYQLRNAAPDVDFQAVNEKASCKFMKMITPAALLRCLVDGADEVDVDPTTREAALASVQRMIAVGQPGSGE encoded by the coding sequence ATGACGGTCCTCAATCGCACCAGCCTGACGACGGTGGACGCCCTGGCGAGCAGCCTGGCTGACCGGATCGTCGACACCCCGACCGGCTACGGCGGGGTGGAACCCGACCAACAGTGGGCCCAGGAGATCCGGCGGCTGGCCAAGGCACGCAACGCCACCATCCTGGCGCACAACTACCAGGTGCCGGCCATCCAGGACATCGCCGACCATGTCGGCGACTCGCTGGCGCTGGCGCGGGCGGCGGCCGCCGCTCCGGAGGACACCATCGTGTTCTGCGGAGTGCACTTCATGGCCGAGACCGCCAAGATCCTCAGCCCGGACAAGACGGTGCTCATCCCCGACGAGCGGGCGGGCTGTTCGTTGGCCGACTCGATCACGGCGGCCGACCTGGCCGAATGGAAGGCCGAGCACCCCGGGGCCGCGGTGGTCAGCTACGTCAACACCACCGCGGCGGTCAAGGCGCTGACCGACTACTGCTGCACCTCGTCGAACGCGGTGGAGATCGTCGAGTCGATCGCCCCCGACCGCGAGGTGCTGTTCTGCCCCGACCAGTTCCTCGGCGCGCACGTGCGCCGGATCACCAACCGCACCAACATGCACATCTGGGCCGGGGAGTGCCACGTGCACGCCGGCATCAACGGCGACGAGCTGACCGCCCAGACCCGCGACAACCCCGAGGCGGAGCTGTTCGTGCATCCGGAGTGCGGCTGCGCGACCTCGGCGCTGTATCTGGCCGGGGAGGGCACGGTGCCCGAGGAGCAGGTCAAAATCTTGTCCACCGGCGGGATGCTGGCGGAGGCGAAGTCCACCGGGGCGAAGAAGGTGCTGGTGGCCACCGAGGTGGGGATGCTCTACCAGCTGCGCAACGCCGCCCCCGACGTCGACTTCCAGGCGGTCAACGAGAAGGCGTCGTGCAAGTTCATGAAGATGATCACCCCCGCGGCGCTGCTGCGCTGCCTGGTCGACGGCGCCGACGAGGTCGACGTCGATCCGACGACCCGCGAGGCCGCGCTGGCGTCGGTGCAGCGGATGATCGCGGTCGGGCAGCCGGGCAGCGGCGAATGA
- a CDS encoding NUDIX hydrolase, with protein MVYGNTRHEVLAVVFQVRGLDASGSIAPGVTKPQLNVLLWERARNPERGAWSLPGGRLRDDEDLVSSVRRQLAEKVDLQELAHLEQLAVFSDPGRMPGPRTVAATFLGLVPSPATPELPPDTHWHPVAALPAMAFDHGPMVAHAHTRLVAKMSYTNIGFALAPTEFVLSTLRDLYEAALGYQVDATNLQRVLTRRGVISRTGTTAQSGRSGGRPAALYRFTESRLRITDEFAAFRPPGESRLDS; from the coding sequence ATGGTTTATGGTAACACCCGCCACGAGGTGCTCGCCGTGGTGTTCCAGGTTCGCGGCTTGGACGCCAGCGGCTCGATCGCGCCGGGGGTGACGAAACCCCAGCTCAACGTGTTGCTGTGGGAGCGCGCCCGCAATCCCGAACGCGGCGCGTGGTCGTTGCCGGGCGGTCGGCTGCGTGACGACGAAGATCTGGTCAGCTCGGTGCGCCGCCAGCTCGCCGAGAAGGTCGACCTGCAGGAGCTCGCCCATCTCGAACAGCTCGCGGTGTTCTCCGATCCGGGACGCATGCCCGGCCCGCGCACGGTGGCCGCCACGTTCCTGGGTCTGGTCCCCTCCCCCGCCACCCCCGAACTGCCGCCCGACACCCATTGGCACCCGGTGGCCGCCCTGCCCGCGATGGCGTTCGACCACGGCCCGATGGTCGCGCACGCCCATACCCGTCTGGTCGCCAAGATGTCCTACACCAATATCGGGTTCGCTTTGGCGCCAACCGAATTCGTGCTGTCGACATTGCGCGACCTCTATGAGGCCGCGCTGGGTTACCAGGTCGACGCCACCAACCTGCAGCGGGTGCTCACCCGTCGCGGGGTGATCAGCCGCACCGGCACCACCGCGCAGTCCGGGCGCAGCGGCGGGCGCCCGGCGGCGCTGTACCGGTTCACCGAGTCGCGGTTGCGGATCACCGACGAATTCGCCGCATTTCGGCCCCCCGGGGAGAGTCGACTGGATTCTTAG